CTACGGCCCGGTGATGACCGTCAACTACGACTTCTTCGACGGCGTCGACCCGCAGGCCGCGGTCGGGGTGGTCGACGAGCTGCGCGCCGGTGGCCGGCCCACGCCGAGCCGGGGCGCCCGCCTCTGCACGCTCAAGGAGATGGCGATCCAGCTCGCCGGCTTCGCCGACCCACGCGAGGGCGCGGTCGCCGACGGGGTGCCGGGCGAGCCGAGCCTGCGCGGCCTGCGGCTGGCCCAGCAGCACGGCATCTCGGCGCCGGGCTTCGACCCCAGCACCCCGATCCGCAGCGGCCAGGCCGGTGACAAGCCCGCACCGGCCACCCCGGCCAAGGCGGCCCCGACCGGCAGCACCGCGCCCGACGTGCCGGCACCGGACCGCAAGTCGCCGCAGGTGCGTACCGCGGAGACCCGGCAGCCGGACGCGAAGACCGCCGTGCCGGACGCCCCCGGCACCAAGGTCCCGGTCGACGGGACGCCGCCCGGACCGCGCGACGCCCAGGCGGCGGAGGCCGCCGGGGCGGCGGCCAACCGGCCGGCCGGTGACGCCAAGCCCGCCGGCGACGACGCCGAGGCGCAGGAGCGCAACCTCAGGGAGGCGGAGTCGACCGGCCGAGGCCAGGGCTCCGCGAACGACAAGGGGGCTCAGAAGTGACCACGCCCGCGCCGCAGACCCTGGCCAAGCTGACGCCGGTGCTCACCAAGCGCTGGCTGTCGCCCGACGCCTGGCGGATCGGCACCTACGAGAGGCTCGACGGCTACGCGGCGCTGCGTAAGGCGATCAAGGCGCACCCGGACGACCTGATCCAGCTGATCAAGGACTCCGGGCTGCGCGGACGCGGCGGTGCCGGCTTCCCCACCGGCCTGAAGTGGGGGTTCATCCCGCAGGGCGACGGCAAGCCGCACTACCTCGTGGTCAACGCCGACGAGGGCGAGCCGGGCACCTGCAAGGACCTGCCGCTGATGACCCACGACCCGCACTCGCTGGTCGAGGGCGTGATCATCGCGTCGTACGCGATCCGGGCCAACCGGGCCTACATCTACATCCGCGGCGAGGCCGTGCACGCGGCCCGCCGGCTGCGCAACGCGGTGAACGAGGCGTACGCCAAGGGCTACCTCGGGCGGAACATCCTCGGCTCGGGCTTCGACCTGGAGCTGGTGGTCCACTCCGGTGCCGGTGCGTACATCTGCGGGGAGGAGACGGCGCTGCTCGACTCCCTGGAGGGCTTCCGGGGGCAGCCCCGGCTGCGCCCGCCGTTCCCCGCCACCCACGGCCTGTACGCCAGCCCCACCGTGGTCAACAACGTCGGCACCATCGCCAGCGTGCCGTACATCGTGCTCGGTGGCGCGGACTGGTGGAAGACCATGGGCACGGAGAAGTCCTCCGGGCCGATGATCTACTCGCTCTCCGGTCGGATCGTCCACCCCGGCCAGTACGAGTGCTCGCTGGGTGTCACCCTGCGCGAGCTGCTGGAGCTGGCCGGCGGGATGCAGCCCGGCCACAACCTGAAGTTCTGGACCCCGGGCGGGTCGTCCACGCCGCTGCTCACCGCCGAGCACCTGGACGTCCCGCTGGACTTCGAGGGGGTGGCTGCCGCCGGCTCGATCCTCGGCACCACGGCCACCCAGATCTTCTCCGACCAGGACTGCCCGGTCTACGCGACCTACCGGTGGCTGGAGTTCTACCACCACGAGTCGTGCGGCAAGTGCACCCCGTGCCGGGAGGGCAACTACTGGATGGTCCGGGTCTACCGGCGCATCCTCTCCGGCACCGGCACCCACGACGACCTGGACACCCTGCTCGACACCTGCGACAACATTCTCGGCCGCTCGTTCTGCGGCCTCGGTGACGGCGCCACCAGCTCGGTGACCTCGTCGCTGCAGTACTTCAAGCAGGACTACCTCGACTACATCGAGGGACGGACCGCGCCGAAGTTGTCCGACAAGCAGTTGGTGGGAGCCCACTGATGCGAGTGCGAGGAGTGAGCGGAGCGAGCCCCGCAGCCGCGAGCGAAAGGCGAGCACAGTGACGGACGTTGCCAAGTCGACCGACACGGTCACGCTCACCATCGACGGCGTCGAGGTCACCGCCCCGAAGGGGGCGCTGCTGATCCGTGTCGCCGAACAGATGGGCACCGAGATCCCCCGGTTCTGCGACCACCCGCTGCTGGCGCCGGCCGGCGCCTGCCGGCAGTGCCTGGTGGAGGTGGAGGGGCAGCGCAAGCCCGTCGCCTCCTGCACCCAGACGGTCGCCGACGGCATGGTGGTCCGTACCCAGCTCACCTCCCCGGTCGCCAAGAAGGCGCAGGAGGGGATCATGGAGCTGCTGCTGGTGAACCACCCGCTCGACTGCCCGATGTGCGACAAGGGCGGCGAGTGCCCGCTGCAGAACCAGGCCATGTCGACCGGTCGCAGCGACTCCCGCTTCCACGAGCACAAGCGGGAGTACCCGAAGCCGCTGCCGATCAGCACCCAGGTGCTGCTCGACCGCGAACGGTGCGTGCTCTGCCAGCGCTGCACCCGGTTCACCGAGGAGATCGCCGGCGACAAGTTCATCGACCTGATGAACCGCTCCTCCGCCGAAGAGATCAACATCTACCGGGACGAGGAGTACGGCGCCGAG
This is a stretch of genomic DNA from Micromonospora sp. WMMD1082. It encodes these proteins:
- the nuoE gene encoding NADH-quinone oxidoreductase subunit NuoE; its protein translation is MTVFTDETRTRAREIIARYPADRSRSALLPLLHLVQSEEGYVSPAGVAFCAEVLGLNKAQVGAVASFYTMYKRRPTGDWLVSVCTNTMCNVLGGQEVYDTLAEHLGVGHDETTADGKVTLEHAECLAACDYGPVMTVNYDFFDGVDPQAAVGVVDELRAGGRPTPSRGARLCTLKEMAIQLAGFADPREGAVADGVPGEPSLRGLRLAQQHGISAPGFDPSTPIRSGQAGDKPAPATPAKAAPTGSTAPDVPAPDRKSPQVRTAETRQPDAKTAVPDAPGTKVPVDGTPPGPRDAQAAEAAGAAANRPAGDAKPAGDDAEAQERNLREAESTGRGQGSANDKGAQK
- the nuoF gene encoding NADH-quinone oxidoreductase subunit NuoF, which produces MTTPAPQTLAKLTPVLTKRWLSPDAWRIGTYERLDGYAALRKAIKAHPDDLIQLIKDSGLRGRGGAGFPTGLKWGFIPQGDGKPHYLVVNADEGEPGTCKDLPLMTHDPHSLVEGVIIASYAIRANRAYIYIRGEAVHAARRLRNAVNEAYAKGYLGRNILGSGFDLELVVHSGAGAYICGEETALLDSLEGFRGQPRLRPPFPATHGLYASPTVVNNVGTIASVPYIVLGGADWWKTMGTEKSSGPMIYSLSGRIVHPGQYECSLGVTLRELLELAGGMQPGHNLKFWTPGGSSTPLLTAEHLDVPLDFEGVAAAGSILGTTATQIFSDQDCPVYATYRWLEFYHHESCGKCTPCREGNYWMVRVYRRILSGTGTHDDLDTLLDTCDNILGRSFCGLGDGATSSVTSSLQYFKQDYLDYIEGRTAPKLSDKQLVGAH